One region of Candidatus Rokuibacteriota bacterium genomic DNA includes:
- a CDS encoding GNAT family N-acetyltransferase, with translation MLREARAESRVNGNGRVYAQQAVAPLATPDWDAVARGYRSKYLFHERCWLRFLEQSQRATVRARKLLGDDGSALGYLCAAEVRKGPFRLLGSPLQGWTTNFMGPLVDDVDVESLLAALDRCCRDLGVDYFELSNPALPAAAMRAAGYELDADMTFLVPIDDEEAMWGRLKSECRNRVRRGTKNGLCVEPTTDPAFVGEYYAQLQDVFLRQGRVPTYGRERVQALWDCLMPEGKLLALRVRHGERLVATGLFPHDERAIYFWGGAAWTRDYSLYPNELLHWTAMRVALERGIPQYNMCGGGSFKPKFGGMPVVTERWFKALSPLARVGRLALKHYMSARQRALGRLRLTLAGRHAAAPGQP, from the coding sequence GTGCTTCGTGAAGCCCGCGCGGAGAGCCGCGTGAATGGCAACGGCCGCGTGTACGCGCAGCAGGCCGTCGCGCCGCTCGCGACGCCAGACTGGGACGCTGTCGCCCGCGGCTATCGCAGCAAGTACCTCTTCCACGAGCGCTGCTGGCTCCGCTTCCTCGAGCAGTCCCAGCGCGCAACGGTGCGCGCCCGGAAGCTCCTGGGCGACGACGGTAGCGCCCTCGGCTACCTCTGCGCGGCCGAGGTCCGCAAGGGGCCCTTCCGCCTGCTCGGGAGCCCGCTCCAGGGCTGGACAACCAACTTCATGGGGCCCCTGGTGGACGACGTTGACGTCGAGAGCCTGCTCGCGGCGCTCGACCGCTGCTGCCGGGACCTCGGGGTCGATTACTTCGAGCTGTCCAACCCGGCCCTGCCGGCCGCAGCGATGCGGGCGGCCGGCTACGAGCTCGACGCCGACATGACGTTCCTCGTGCCCATCGACGACGAGGAGGCGATGTGGGGGCGGCTCAAGAGCGAATGCCGCAACCGCGTCCGTCGGGGCACGAAGAACGGGCTGTGCGTGGAGCCCACGACCGACCCGGCGTTCGTGGGGGAGTACTATGCGCAGCTCCAAGACGTGTTCCTCCGCCAGGGCCGCGTGCCGACCTACGGGCGGGAACGGGTCCAGGCGCTCTGGGACTGCCTGATGCCGGAGGGCAAGCTGCTCGCCCTGCGGGTCCGTCACGGCGAGCGGCTCGTCGCGACGGGTCTCTTCCCCCACGACGAGCGGGCGATCTACTTCTGGGGTGGCGCAGCCTGGACGCGCGATTACTCGCTCTACCCGAACGAGCTGCTCCACTGGACGGCTATGCGCGTCGCCCTCGAGCGGGGTATCCCCCAGTACAACATGTGCGGCGGCGGTAGCTTCAAGCCGAAGTTCGGCGGCATGCCGGTCGTCACCGAGCGGTGGTTCAAGGCGCTCTCGCCACTCGCCCGCGTCGGGCGCCTGGCTCTCAAGCACTACATGAGTGCTCGGCAACGCGCGTTGGGACGGCTTCGCCTGACGCTGGCCGGCCGGCACGCGGCGGCCCCGGGCCAGCCATGA
- a CDS encoding class I SAM-dependent methyltransferase codes for MEHKDYEALKRKIVPGLRFNQAIYEEVVTEHVTEQTVWLDAGCGWHVFPAWRAETEKEVAMGARLAIGCDVDLASLRQHRTLSRLVLASLEALPFRSESVSLITCNMVAEHLDRPLEVFAEFARILPPGGRVIVHTPNIYSLFVIASRLMPRSLKLRLVERLDGRSAGDVFPTRYRANTPRTLRCLMARVGLEQERCSMLTSDAALATAHPLLAAANLLYIRLTLTRALRYLRSTMLGCFVKPARRAA; via the coding sequence GTGGAACACAAAGATTATGAAGCCCTGAAGCGGAAGATCGTCCCCGGGCTGCGCTTCAACCAGGCGATCTACGAAGAGGTCGTGACCGAGCACGTCACCGAGCAGACGGTGTGGCTCGATGCTGGCTGTGGCTGGCATGTCTTTCCGGCCTGGCGTGCCGAGACGGAGAAGGAAGTCGCGATGGGGGCGCGCCTCGCGATCGGCTGCGATGTCGACCTGGCGTCTCTGCGCCAGCACCGCACCCTCTCCCGCCTGGTCCTGGCGAGTCTCGAGGCCCTACCGTTCCGATCGGAGTCCGTGAGCCTGATTACCTGCAACATGGTGGCCGAGCACCTCGATCGCCCGCTCGAGGTCTTCGCGGAGTTCGCGCGCATTCTCCCCCCCGGCGGGCGCGTGATCGTGCATACGCCGAATATCTACTCGCTGTTCGTCATCGCCTCGCGCTTGATGCCCCGCTCCCTCAAGCTCCGTCTCGTCGAGCGGCTGGACGGCCGCTCGGCGGGGGATGTCTTCCCCACCAGATACCGCGCGAACACGCCGAGAACGCTCCGGTGCCTGATGGCGCGCGTCGGTCTCGAGCAGGAGCGATGCTCGATGCTCACGAGTGACGCGGCGCTCGCCACCGCCCACCCGCTGCTCGCGGCCGCGAACCTCCTCTACATCCGGCTCACGCTTACCCGGGCACTCAGATACCTGCGCTCGACGATGCTCGGGTGCTTCGTGAAGCCCGCGCGGAGAGCCGCGTGA
- a CDS encoding glycosyltransferase — protein sequence MLEGRSIICFAHDWSGDPTSKTHIMRILAERNRILWVNSIGMRRPAPSGRDLRRLGTKLRRGLEGCMRVGEHLHAWSPLVLPLPGVAGIDRLNTLILTMSLRSLARRLGLVEPILWTFLPNVNRLVGRLGERLVIYHCVDEYTAFSGVPREALARMERDLLAKADLVFTSSEQLCRERQRHNPRTFFVSHGVEVDHFARALEPATVVPDDVKGLPPPVVGFFGLIADWVDLALIRELALARPQWSFVLVGKATTALDPVAGLLNVHVLGQKPYAALPGYCKGFDVGLVPFRINELTLKANPLKLREYLAAGLPVVATDLPEVNRYRGVVRVASDAAGFLAGIEAACADRSPVTDRRRVDAMARESWHARVEELSRLIESAERPRC from the coding sequence ATGCTTGAGGGCCGCTCCATCATCTGCTTCGCGCACGACTGGAGCGGCGACCCCACGAGCAAGACGCACATCATGCGTATCCTCGCCGAGAGGAACCGCATCCTGTGGGTGAACTCCATCGGGATGCGTCGCCCGGCGCCTTCCGGGCGCGACCTCCGCCGCCTCGGGACGAAGCTCAGGCGCGGGCTCGAGGGGTGCATGCGCGTCGGCGAGCACCTGCACGCGTGGAGCCCGCTCGTGCTGCCCCTGCCCGGTGTCGCGGGGATCGATCGCCTCAACACGCTGATCCTGACGATGTCCCTCCGCTCGCTCGCCCGGCGGCTCGGGCTCGTCGAACCGATTCTCTGGACCTTCCTGCCCAACGTCAACCGCCTGGTTGGACGGCTCGGCGAGCGCCTGGTGATCTACCACTGTGTCGACGAGTACACGGCCTTCTCGGGCGTGCCGCGCGAGGCCCTCGCGCGCATGGAGCGCGACCTCCTCGCGAAGGCGGACCTCGTCTTCACGTCGTCCGAGCAGCTCTGCCGCGAGCGGCAGCGCCACAACCCGCGGACCTTCTTCGTCTCGCACGGCGTGGAGGTCGATCACTTCGCGCGCGCCCTGGAACCCGCGACCGTCGTGCCCGACGACGTCAAGGGCCTGCCGCCGCCGGTGGTCGGCTTCTTCGGCCTGATTGCAGACTGGGTGGATCTCGCACTGATCCGCGAGCTGGCGCTAGCCCGCCCGCAGTGGTCCTTCGTGCTCGTCGGCAAGGCGACCACCGCCCTCGATCCCGTTGCGGGACTCCTGAACGTCCACGTGCTCGGCCAGAAGCCGTACGCGGCGCTCCCCGGCTACTGCAAGGGCTTCGACGTCGGCCTCGTGCCCTTCCGGATCAACGAGCTCACGCTCAAGGCCAACCCGCTCAAGCTGCGTGAGTACCTCGCCGCCGGACTCCCGGTGGTGGCGACGGACCTGCCCGAGGTCAACCGCTACCGGGGCGTCGTGCGCGTGGCGTCGGATGCGGCCGGCTTCCTGGCCGGCATCGAGGCCGCCTGCGCCGACCGCTCGCCGGTCACCGACCGCCGGCGTGTCGACGCGATGGCGCGCGAGAGCTGGCACGCGCGCGTCGAGGAGCTCTCCCGGCTCATCGAGTCCGCAGAACGCCCCCGATGCTGA
- the asnB gene encoding asparagine synthase (glutamine-hydrolyzing): protein MCGICGVVRLRTPEQVDVTLLRRMRDAMRHRGPDDEGLFVDDNVGLGHRRLAIIDLASGHQPMASDDGRVRIVYNGEIYNFDNVRAELEAHGWTFRTKSDTEVILRAYEAFGPACVERLRGMFAFAIWDAGRRRLLLARDRLGIKPLYYTFAGASLLFASEIKALLHWPGVARELDPAALGQYLRLRYVPAPRTMFRGISKLPPGHVLLVERGAVTVRRYWDLPLDVEPVDEPGAAEELRDLLAECVRAHLVSDVPLGAFLSGGIDSTAVTGIMAGLLPDAVRTFTVGYPDGTGSDETAYARLAAERFHTEHRELILDRARFWEFLPRLVWFLDEPVADPAAVPLHFLSRFARDFVTVAISGEGADEALGGYAIYATMLRLEPLRRLPGIGLLRPLARGRRFARYLERAAHPIERSYRGVSAVFGEGEGERMLVPGLTAPDDEFAAACFDRTRHLDPLRRMLYFDLKVWLPDDLLVKADKMTMASSLELRVPFLDHRLVEWAWRVPSHLKVQGGRGKRVLGEAMRGLVPREIVERPKQGFTIPVREWFRTGLGEAARELFAGCPLLDRGTVEGLIARHARGREDLSEPLFTLAVLAAWHRVFIEARATEAPAVPGSRQDA from the coding sequence ATGTGCGGGATCTGCGGCGTCGTGCGGCTGCGAACGCCCGAGCAGGTGGACGTGACGCTGCTCAGGCGGATGCGGGACGCGATGCGTCACCGCGGCCCCGACGACGAGGGCCTGTTCGTCGACGACAACGTGGGGCTCGGCCACCGCCGGCTGGCCATCATCGACCTTGCGAGCGGCCACCAGCCGATGGCGAGCGACGACGGCCGCGTGCGCATCGTCTACAACGGAGAGATTTACAACTTTGACAACGTCCGGGCCGAGCTCGAAGCCCACGGGTGGACGTTCAGGACAAAGTCGGACACCGAGGTCATTCTCCGCGCCTACGAGGCGTTCGGACCCGCGTGCGTCGAGCGGCTGCGCGGCATGTTCGCCTTCGCCATCTGGGACGCGGGCCGGCGTCGCCTCCTCCTGGCGCGTGACCGTCTCGGCATCAAGCCGCTCTACTACACGTTCGCCGGTGCGAGCCTGCTCTTCGCCTCGGAGATCAAGGCCCTGCTCCACTGGCCCGGCGTCGCGCGCGAGCTTGATCCGGCCGCCCTCGGCCAGTACTTGCGGCTCCGCTACGTTCCCGCGCCCCGTACGATGTTCCGCGGCATCTCCAAGCTGCCGCCGGGTCACGTGTTGCTGGTCGAGAGGGGGGCGGTGACGGTGCGGCGGTACTGGGACTTGCCCCTCGACGTGGAGCCCGTCGACGAGCCTGGGGCGGCCGAGGAGCTCCGGGACCTCCTGGCGGAGTGCGTCCGGGCGCATCTCGTGAGCGACGTTCCACTCGGCGCCTTCCTGAGCGGCGGCATCGACTCGACGGCGGTGACGGGCATCATGGCGGGGCTCCTGCCCGACGCGGTCCGGACCTTCACGGTCGGCTACCCTGACGGCACCGGGAGCGACGAGACCGCGTATGCGCGCCTCGCGGCGGAACGCTTTCACACCGAGCATCGGGAGCTCATCCTCGACCGCGCGCGGTTCTGGGAGTTCCTCCCGCGGCTCGTGTGGTTCCTCGACGAGCCCGTGGCGGATCCGGCCGCCGTGCCGCTCCATTTCCTCTCGCGGTTCGCGCGCGACTTCGTCACCGTGGCGATATCGGGCGAAGGTGCCGACGAGGCGCTCGGCGGCTATGCGATCTACGCGACAATGCTGCGCCTCGAGCCGCTGCGTCGCCTGCCGGGGATCGGGCTGCTGCGGCCGCTCGCCCGGGGCCGCAGGTTCGCGCGTTACCTGGAGCGCGCCGCCCATCCGATCGAGCGGAGCTATCGCGGCGTCTCGGCGGTGTTCGGCGAGGGCGAGGGCGAGCGCATGCTTGTCCCGGGCCTGACGGCGCCCGACGATGAGTTCGCCGCCGCCTGCTTCGACCGCACACGACACCTCGACCCTCTGCGCCGCATGCTCTACTTCGACCTGAAGGTGTGGCTGCCCGACGATCTCCTCGTGAAGGCCGACAAGATGACGATGGCGTCGTCGCTGGAGCTGCGGGTGCCGTTCCTCGACCACCGACTGGTCGAGTGGGCGTGGCGGGTGCCATCGCACCTCAAGGTTCAGGGTGGCAGGGGCAAGCGCGTGCTGGGAGAGGCGATGCGAGGGCTCGTGCCGCGCGAGATCGTCGAGCGCCCGAAGCAGGGCTTCACGATCCCCGTGCGGGAGTGGTTCCGCACGGGGCTCGGTGAGGCGGCGCGCGAGCTCTTCGCCGGTTGCCCCCTCCTGGACCGCGGCACGGTCGAGGGCCTGATCGCGCGCCATGCGCGGGGGCGGGAGGACCTGAGCGAGCCCCTGTTCACCCTCGCCGTCCTGGCCGCCTGGCACCGAGTCTTCATCGAGGCCCGGGCGACCGAGGCCCCCGCCGTTCCCGGGAGCCGCCAAGATGCTTGA
- a CDS encoding methyltransferase domain-containing protein: MKTRTLRITVCPACLGPLRLAASEVVEDEIRAGTLTCARCGAVFLIVRGVPRFVTQLGDRQQIAESFGFQWHVRGQGRFETGTLYGLSEDDERDGFFHALDRGPLDLEGKTILEAGCGDGFLLRILSKLPVDIVGIDINTSIDRTADACRGFANVSVLQADLLRAPFAPGTFDIVWSEGVIVCTADPREAFGSLASLVKPGGTLYVWVYPSERLSVYQRMRDLLVAPYRLPRPVLLYLCYLLAVPIYLLARPYAAWQRRRGVPVDAKPSIGSVAFSLFDNLSPRYQSRHTTAEVRGWFEAFGFADVKQTGLIGMTGRKAG, translated from the coding sequence ATGAAGACCCGCACGCTCCGGATCACCGTCTGCCCCGCGTGCTTGGGCCCCCTCCGGCTGGCCGCCAGCGAGGTGGTGGAGGATGAGATCCGTGCGGGAACGCTGACGTGCGCCCGCTGTGGGGCCGTCTTCCTCATCGTGCGCGGCGTCCCGCGCTTCGTCACCCAGCTCGGCGACCGTCAGCAGATCGCCGAGAGCTTCGGCTTTCAGTGGCACGTCCGCGGGCAGGGGCGGTTCGAGACCGGCACGCTCTACGGCCTGTCCGAGGACGACGAGCGCGACGGCTTCTTCCACGCCCTCGACCGCGGCCCCCTCGACCTCGAGGGCAAGACGATCCTCGAGGCGGGCTGCGGTGACGGCTTCCTCCTCCGCATCCTGTCGAAGCTCCCCGTCGACATCGTCGGCATCGACATCAACACGTCCATCGATCGGACTGCGGATGCCTGTCGTGGCTTCGCCAACGTCTCGGTCCTCCAAGCGGACCTCCTCCGGGCGCCCTTCGCCCCGGGGACCTTCGACATCGTCTGGTCGGAGGGGGTGATCGTCTGCACGGCCGACCCGCGCGAGGCGTTCGGGTCACTCGCGAGCCTCGTGAAGCCTGGCGGGACGCTGTACGTCTGGGTTTATCCGTCCGAGCGGCTCAGCGTCTACCAGCGGATGCGGGACCTGCTCGTCGCCCCCTATCGACTGCCGAGGCCGGTCCTCCTCTACCTCTGTTATCTGCTTGCCGTGCCAATCTACCTCCTCGCCCGGCCGTACGCGGCTTGGCAGCGGCGGCGGGGTGTGCCCGTCGACGCCAAGCCCTCGATCGGGAGCGTGGCTTTCAGCCTCTTCGACAACCTCTCGCCGCGCTACCAGTCGCGGCACACCACCGCCGAGGTGCGGGGCTGGTTCGAGGCGTTTGGCTTCGCCGACGTGAAGCAGACCGGACTCATCGGCATGACCGGGAGGAAGGCGGGCTAG